From one Musa acuminata AAA Group cultivar baxijiao chromosome BXJ2-6, Cavendish_Baxijiao_AAA, whole genome shotgun sequence genomic stretch:
- the LOC103988843 gene encoding galactolipase DONGLE, chloroplastic-like, which yields MSGVAPPRLPSAAPTLRSRPARLPEVKGCLAGMWRKIQGADDWSDLVEPLHPLLREEVVRYGELVAACYKAFDLDPRSKRYLNCKYGRSRLLQEVGLASCGYEITKYIYATPDIIIPTQSGACCGRWIGYVAVSSDEEARRLGRRDVLVSFRGTVTGAEWIANLMSSLTPANLDPHDPRRDVKVESGFLSLYTSDDSTCRFSQGSCREQLLSEVARLINKHKEEEEEMSITLAGHSMGSALALLFGYDLAELGLNRFRLQREVPITVYSFGGPRVGNTGFKARCEELGVKVLRVVNVHDPVTKLPGLFLNENLRALAAGCDLPWSCSCYAHVGVELALDFFEVQNPACVHDLETYIGLLKRPKLVQIHKEGEDLLAKARTFVSRKKPQPWPWQDVARQVGHLVQSLSLI from the coding sequence ATGTCCGGCGTCGCCCCACCGAGGCTGCCATCGGCCGCCCCCACGCTTCGGTCGCGGCCGGCCAGGTTGCCGGAGGTGAAAGGTTGCCTTGCCGGCATGTGGAGGAAGATTCAGGGCGCCGACGACTGGAGCGACCTGGTGGAGCCGCTGCACCCGCTCCTGCGCGAGGAGGTGGTGCGGTACGGGGAGCTGGTGGCGGCTTGCTACAAGGCGTTCGACCTCGACCCGAGGTCGAAGAGGTACCTCAACTGCAAGTACGGGAGGAGCCGCCTGCTGCAGGAGGTCGGGTTGGCCTCCTGCGGCTACGAGATCACCAAGTACATCTACGCGACGCCGGACATCATCATCCCCACGCAGAGCGGCGCGTGCTGCGGCCGGTGGATCGGGTACGTGGCGGTGTCGTCGGACGAGGAGGCGAGGAGGCTCGGGCGGCGGGACGTACTGGTGAGCTTCCGGGGTACCGTGACCGGCGCCGAGTGGATCGCAAACCTGATGAGCTCGCTGACGCCGGCCAACCTCGACCCTCACGATCCCCGACGAGACGTCAAGGTCGAATCCGGCTTCCTCAGCCTCTACACCTCCGACGACAGCACCTGTAGGTTCAGCCAAGGTAGCTGCCGGGAGCAGTTGCTCAGCGAAGTGGCTCGGCTCATCAACAAgcacaaggaggaggaggaggagatgagcaTCACATTGGCCGGACACAGCATGGGGAGCGCCCTCGCCCTCCTCTTCGGCTACGACCTGGCTGAGCTCGGCCTGAACCGATTCCGGCTGCAGCGAGAGGTTCCGATCACGGTGTACTCCTTCGGAGGGCCGAGGGTCGGCAACACCGGCTTCAAGGCGAGGTGCGAGGAGCTCGGGGTGAAGGTGCTGCGGGTGGTGAACGTCCATGATCCGGTCACCAAGCTGCCCGGGCTGTTCTTGAACGAGAACCTGAGGGCCTTGGCGGCGGGCTGCGACCTGCCATGGAGCTGCTCGTGTTACGCTCATGTGGGAGTCGAGCTCGCCCTCGACTTCTTCGAGGTGCAGAACCCTGCGTGCGTTCATGACTTGGAGACCTACATAGGGTTACTGAAACGCCCCAAGCTGGTGCAAATCCACAAGGAGGGGGAGGATCTGCTGGCCAAGGCAAGGACGTTCGTCAGCAGGAAGAAGCCTCAGCCATGGCCATGGCAAGATGTGGCAAGGCAAGTGGGTCATTTGGTGCAATCTCTGAGTCTGATCTGA
- the LOC135615205 gene encoding U-box domain-containing protein 45-like isoform X1 produces the protein MDAAEVEGNLFIAGDAKVHGGMFRVLHTFVGKVLEIFPFIEAARPRSKSGIQALCSLHVALDKAKSLLQHCSECSKLYLAITGDSILIKFGKAKCALQESLRRVEEIVPEHISCQIIEIVGVMEDIVFEMDQLEKQAGDEVISLLQKDSKFNNNLSDSDELEVFHQAALRLGITSSRAALTERRALKKLMERARAQDDKRKESIVSYLYHLMRKYSKLFRSEYTDDTDSQGSTPRSSSILGFEEVSSPHRNSHTFERQLSKLRSLNFKQNGRKSGNMPIPPEEFICPISLQLMFDPVIISSGQTYERFCIEKWFNDGHSTCPKTQQQLSHLCLTPNYCVKGLIANWCEQNGFPIPTGPPESLDCNYWRLAFSQCEAMDSSSFGCTNSCKLKCVKVAPLEENHSHEELNETDAETLSNYYNEHVVDEFERCRSLLSALHEVKSAHKQCRVVEQIRYLLKEDEEARIFLGANGLVEPLIQFLRMALFSGAGKAQKAGAMALFNLAVNNNRNKEMLIAAGLLPLLEQMISNSEMFECVAALYLNLSCLNEAKPLIGLSKAVPFLIQVLQAVNNEGSSCKYDALYTLYNLSTHPPNIPFLVSSGIINSLHPLLGSPSVTEGIMWTEKALAVLINLASSQAGRKEIVLTPGIFCGLAGVLDFGEPAEQDQAVSCLLILCSSDERCSQMVLQEGVIPSLVSISVNGTTKGKEKAERLLRLFREQRQREPSPLKQQPQQVESDGGHQVTMESKTIHKSKSKKFGRTLSLIWKNKSFSIYQC, from the exons ATGGATGCGGCTGAGGTTGAGGGGAATCTATTCATTGCTGGTGATGCAAAG GTCCATGGAGGAATGTTTAGAGTCCTACATACATTTGTTGGTAAGGTGTTGGAGATCTTTCCATTCATAGAAGCAGCAAGACCCAGAAGTAAGTCTGGCATACAGGCACTATGCTCATTGCACGTTGCTCTTGACAAAGCCAAAAGCCTACTTCAGCATTGCTCAGAATGTAGCAAGCTTTACTTG GCAATAACTGGAGACTCGATTCTAATAAAGTTTGGAAAGGCAAAATGTGCACTTCAAGAAAGTCTTAGACGTGTTGAAGAAATAGTTCCAGAACATATTAGTTGTCAG ATTATTGAAATTGTTGGTGTGATGGAGGACATCGTGTTTGAAATGGATCAGTTGGAGAAGCAGGCAGGTGATGAAGTAATCTCATTGCTTCAGAAAGACAGTAAATTTAATAATAACTTGAGCGACAGTGATGAGCTTGAAGTTTTCCACCAAGCTGCACTAAGGCTGGGGATTACTTCTTCCCGAGCAGCACTGACTGAAAGAAGAGCTCTCAAAAAACTAATGGAAAGAGCTCGTGCTCAGGATGACAAACGGAAGGAATCAATAGTATCTTACTTATATCATCTCATGAGAAAGTATTCGAAGCTTTTCAGAAGTGAGTACACAGATGATACTGATTCTCAGGGATCAACTCCACGCTCTTCTTCCATACTAGGGTTTGAAGAGGTGTCCAGTCCACATAGGAACAGTCACACGTTTGAGAGACAACTATCTAAGCTACGCTCTCTCAATTTCAAACAAAATGGAAGAAAATCAGGGAATATGCCAATCCCTCCTGAAGAATTCATATGCCCCATCTCCTTGCAGCTCATGTTTGATCCTGTCATTATTTCATCTGGACAGACCTATGAACGTTTCTGCATTGAGAAATGGTTTAATGATGGGCACAGTACATGTCCGAAAACTCAGCAGCAGCTATCCCATCTGTGCTTAACTCCAAATTATTGTGTTAAAGGGCTGATTGCTAATTGGTGCGAACAGAACGGGTTTCCCATTCCAACTGGCCCACCAGAGTCCCTTGATTGCAACTATTGGAGGTTGGCTTTCTCGCAATGCGAAGCCATGGATTCTAGTTCCTTTGGTTGTACAAACTCTTGCAAATTGAAATGTGTTAAGGTTGCTCCTTTGGAAGAGAATCACAGCCATGAGGAGCTCAATGAGACGGATGCTGAAACTTTAAGTAACTACTACAATGAACATGTAGTAGATGAGTTTGAAAGATGTCGAAGCTTGCTGTCAGCACTCCATGAGGTTAAAAGTGCACATAAACAATGTAGAGTAGTAGAGCAGATAAGGTATCTGCTGAAAGAGGATGAAGAAGCAAGGATCTTTCTGGGAGCTAATGGGCTTGTGGAGCCACTTATTCAGTTTTTAAGGATGGCTCTCTTTAGTGGTGCTGGGAAGGCTCAAAAAGCTGGTGCCATGGCCCTTTTCAACCTTGCAGTTAACAACAATAG GAACAAGGAAATGCTCATAGCTGCTGGACTGTTACCATTGCTGGAACAGATGATCTCAAATTCAGAAATGTTCGAATGTGTAGCAGCCCTCTACCTGAACCTCTCCTGTCTCAATGAGGCCAAGCCTCTTATTGGCTTAAGCAAAGCTGTTCCTTTCCTGATCCAGGTTCTACAAGCTGTCAACAACGAGGGTAGTTCCTGCAAGTACGATGCTCTCTACACCCTGTACAACCTTTCCACACATCCGCCCAACATCCCTTTCCTTGTATCATCAGGTATCATTAACAGTCTCCATCCTCTCCTTGGATCACCTTCTGTGACTGAAGGCATAATGTGGACCGAGAAGGCCCTTGCCGTCTTGATAAACTTAGCATCAAGCCAGGCAGGAAGGAAAGAAATCGTGTTGACCCCAGGTATTTTTTGTGGTCTTGCGGGGGTCTTAGACTTTGGTGAGCCTGCAGAACAAGATCAGGCTGTGTCTTGCCTATTAATTCTGTGCAGCAGTGACGAGCGATGCAGTCAGATGGTCCTGCAAGAGGGGGTGATACCGTCACTTGTATCGATATCGGTGAATGGGACAACTAAAGGCAAGGAGAAGGCAGAGAGGTTGTTGAGGCTGTTCAGGGAACAGCGCCAGCGAGAGCCTTCTCCCCTGAAGCAGCAACCACAACAGGTAGAGAGTGACGGTGGTCATCAGGTGACCATGGAGTCCAAGACGattcataaatcaaaatcaaaGAAATTTGGGCGGACATTAAGTTTGATATGGAAGAACAAGAGTTTTTCGATATACCAATGCTAG
- the LOC135615205 gene encoding U-box domain-containing protein 45-like isoform X2, with the protein MEDIVFEMDQLEKQAGDEVISLLQKDSKFNNNLSDSDELEVFHQAALRLGITSSRAALTERRALKKLMERARAQDDKRKESIVSYLYHLMRKYSKLFRSEYTDDTDSQGSTPRSSSILGFEEVSSPHRNSHTFERQLSKLRSLNFKQNGRKSGNMPIPPEEFICPISLQLMFDPVIISSGQTYERFCIEKWFNDGHSTCPKTQQQLSHLCLTPNYCVKGLIANWCEQNGFPIPTGPPESLDCNYWRLAFSQCEAMDSSSFGCTNSCKLKCVKVAPLEENHSHEELNETDAETLSNYYNEHVVDEFERCRSLLSALHEVKSAHKQCRVVEQIRYLLKEDEEARIFLGANGLVEPLIQFLRMALFSGAGKAQKAGAMALFNLAVNNNRNKEMLIAAGLLPLLEQMISNSEMFECVAALYLNLSCLNEAKPLIGLSKAVPFLIQVLQAVNNEGSSCKYDALYTLYNLSTHPPNIPFLVSSGIINSLHPLLGSPSVTEGIMWTEKALAVLINLASSQAGRKEIVLTPGIFCGLAGVLDFGEPAEQDQAVSCLLILCSSDERCSQMVLQEGVIPSLVSISVNGTTKGKEKAERLLRLFREQRQREPSPLKQQPQQVESDGGHQVTMESKTIHKSKSKKFGRTLSLIWKNKSFSIYQC; encoded by the exons ATGGAGGACATCGTGTTTGAAATGGATCAGTTGGAGAAGCAGGCAGGTGATGAAGTAATCTCATTGCTTCAGAAAGACAGTAAATTTAATAATAACTTGAGCGACAGTGATGAGCTTGAAGTTTTCCACCAAGCTGCACTAAGGCTGGGGATTACTTCTTCCCGAGCAGCACTGACTGAAAGAAGAGCTCTCAAAAAACTAATGGAAAGAGCTCGTGCTCAGGATGACAAACGGAAGGAATCAATAGTATCTTACTTATATCATCTCATGAGAAAGTATTCGAAGCTTTTCAGAAGTGAGTACACAGATGATACTGATTCTCAGGGATCAACTCCACGCTCTTCTTCCATACTAGGGTTTGAAGAGGTGTCCAGTCCACATAGGAACAGTCACACGTTTGAGAGACAACTATCTAAGCTACGCTCTCTCAATTTCAAACAAAATGGAAGAAAATCAGGGAATATGCCAATCCCTCCTGAAGAATTCATATGCCCCATCTCCTTGCAGCTCATGTTTGATCCTGTCATTATTTCATCTGGACAGACCTATGAACGTTTCTGCATTGAGAAATGGTTTAATGATGGGCACAGTACATGTCCGAAAACTCAGCAGCAGCTATCCCATCTGTGCTTAACTCCAAATTATTGTGTTAAAGGGCTGATTGCTAATTGGTGCGAACAGAACGGGTTTCCCATTCCAACTGGCCCACCAGAGTCCCTTGATTGCAACTATTGGAGGTTGGCTTTCTCGCAATGCGAAGCCATGGATTCTAGTTCCTTTGGTTGTACAAACTCTTGCAAATTGAAATGTGTTAAGGTTGCTCCTTTGGAAGAGAATCACAGCCATGAGGAGCTCAATGAGACGGATGCTGAAACTTTAAGTAACTACTACAATGAACATGTAGTAGATGAGTTTGAAAGATGTCGAAGCTTGCTGTCAGCACTCCATGAGGTTAAAAGTGCACATAAACAATGTAGAGTAGTAGAGCAGATAAGGTATCTGCTGAAAGAGGATGAAGAAGCAAGGATCTTTCTGGGAGCTAATGGGCTTGTGGAGCCACTTATTCAGTTTTTAAGGATGGCTCTCTTTAGTGGTGCTGGGAAGGCTCAAAAAGCTGGTGCCATGGCCCTTTTCAACCTTGCAGTTAACAACAATAG GAACAAGGAAATGCTCATAGCTGCTGGACTGTTACCATTGCTGGAACAGATGATCTCAAATTCAGAAATGTTCGAATGTGTAGCAGCCCTCTACCTGAACCTCTCCTGTCTCAATGAGGCCAAGCCTCTTATTGGCTTAAGCAAAGCTGTTCCTTTCCTGATCCAGGTTCTACAAGCTGTCAACAACGAGGGTAGTTCCTGCAAGTACGATGCTCTCTACACCCTGTACAACCTTTCCACACATCCGCCCAACATCCCTTTCCTTGTATCATCAGGTATCATTAACAGTCTCCATCCTCTCCTTGGATCACCTTCTGTGACTGAAGGCATAATGTGGACCGAGAAGGCCCTTGCCGTCTTGATAAACTTAGCATCAAGCCAGGCAGGAAGGAAAGAAATCGTGTTGACCCCAGGTATTTTTTGTGGTCTTGCGGGGGTCTTAGACTTTGGTGAGCCTGCAGAACAAGATCAGGCTGTGTCTTGCCTATTAATTCTGTGCAGCAGTGACGAGCGATGCAGTCAGATGGTCCTGCAAGAGGGGGTGATACCGTCACTTGTATCGATATCGGTGAATGGGACAACTAAAGGCAAGGAGAAGGCAGAGAGGTTGTTGAGGCTGTTCAGGGAACAGCGCCAGCGAGAGCCTTCTCCCCTGAAGCAGCAACCACAACAGGTAGAGAGTGACGGTGGTCATCAGGTGACCATGGAGTCCAAGACGattcataaatcaaaatcaaaGAAATTTGGGCGGACATTAAGTTTGATATGGAAGAACAAGAGTTTTTCGATATACCAATGCTAG
- the LOC135615205 gene encoding U-box domain-containing protein 45-like isoform X3 produces the protein MDAAEVEGNLFIAGDAKVHGGMFRVLHTFVGKVLEIFPFIEAARPRSKSGIQALCSLHVALDKAKSLLQHCSECSKLYLAITGDSILIKFGKAKCALQESLRRVEEIVPEHISCQIIEIVGVMEDIVFEMDQLEKQAGDEVISLLQKDSKFNNNLSDSDELEVFHQAALRLGITSSRAALTERRALKKLMERARAQDDKRKESIVSYLYHLMRKYSKLFRSEYTDDTDSQGSTPRSSSILGFEEVSSPHRNSHTFERQLSKLRSLNFKQNGRKSGNMPIPPEEFICPISLQLMFDPVIISSGQTYERFCIEKWFNDGHSTCPKTQQQLSHLCLTPNYCVKGLIANWCEQNGFPIPTGPPESLDCNYWRLAFSQCEAMDSSSFGCTNSCKLKCVKVAPLEENHSHEELNETDAETLSNYYNEHVVDEFERCRSLLSALHEVKSAHKQCRVVEQIRYLLKEDEEARIFLGANGLVEPLIQFLRMALFSGAGKAQKAGAMALFNLAVNNNRNKEMLIAAGLLPLLEQMISNSEMFECVAALYLNLSCLNEAKPLIGLSKAVPFLIQVLQAVNNEGSSCKYH, from the exons ATGGATGCGGCTGAGGTTGAGGGGAATCTATTCATTGCTGGTGATGCAAAG GTCCATGGAGGAATGTTTAGAGTCCTACATACATTTGTTGGTAAGGTGTTGGAGATCTTTCCATTCATAGAAGCAGCAAGACCCAGAAGTAAGTCTGGCATACAGGCACTATGCTCATTGCACGTTGCTCTTGACAAAGCCAAAAGCCTACTTCAGCATTGCTCAGAATGTAGCAAGCTTTACTTG GCAATAACTGGAGACTCGATTCTAATAAAGTTTGGAAAGGCAAAATGTGCACTTCAAGAAAGTCTTAGACGTGTTGAAGAAATAGTTCCAGAACATATTAGTTGTCAG ATTATTGAAATTGTTGGTGTGATGGAGGACATCGTGTTTGAAATGGATCAGTTGGAGAAGCAGGCAGGTGATGAAGTAATCTCATTGCTTCAGAAAGACAGTAAATTTAATAATAACTTGAGCGACAGTGATGAGCTTGAAGTTTTCCACCAAGCTGCACTAAGGCTGGGGATTACTTCTTCCCGAGCAGCACTGACTGAAAGAAGAGCTCTCAAAAAACTAATGGAAAGAGCTCGTGCTCAGGATGACAAACGGAAGGAATCAATAGTATCTTACTTATATCATCTCATGAGAAAGTATTCGAAGCTTTTCAGAAGTGAGTACACAGATGATACTGATTCTCAGGGATCAACTCCACGCTCTTCTTCCATACTAGGGTTTGAAGAGGTGTCCAGTCCACATAGGAACAGTCACACGTTTGAGAGACAACTATCTAAGCTACGCTCTCTCAATTTCAAACAAAATGGAAGAAAATCAGGGAATATGCCAATCCCTCCTGAAGAATTCATATGCCCCATCTCCTTGCAGCTCATGTTTGATCCTGTCATTATTTCATCTGGACAGACCTATGAACGTTTCTGCATTGAGAAATGGTTTAATGATGGGCACAGTACATGTCCGAAAACTCAGCAGCAGCTATCCCATCTGTGCTTAACTCCAAATTATTGTGTTAAAGGGCTGATTGCTAATTGGTGCGAACAGAACGGGTTTCCCATTCCAACTGGCCCACCAGAGTCCCTTGATTGCAACTATTGGAGGTTGGCTTTCTCGCAATGCGAAGCCATGGATTCTAGTTCCTTTGGTTGTACAAACTCTTGCAAATTGAAATGTGTTAAGGTTGCTCCTTTGGAAGAGAATCACAGCCATGAGGAGCTCAATGAGACGGATGCTGAAACTTTAAGTAACTACTACAATGAACATGTAGTAGATGAGTTTGAAAGATGTCGAAGCTTGCTGTCAGCACTCCATGAGGTTAAAAGTGCACATAAACAATGTAGAGTAGTAGAGCAGATAAGGTATCTGCTGAAAGAGGATGAAGAAGCAAGGATCTTTCTGGGAGCTAATGGGCTTGTGGAGCCACTTATTCAGTTTTTAAGGATGGCTCTCTTTAGTGGTGCTGGGAAGGCTCAAAAAGCTGGTGCCATGGCCCTTTTCAACCTTGCAGTTAACAACAATAG GAACAAGGAAATGCTCATAGCTGCTGGACTGTTACCATTGCTGGAACAGATGATCTCAAATTCAGAAATGTTCGAATGTGTAGCAGCCCTCTACCTGAACCTCTCCTGTCTCAATGAGGCCAAGCCTCTTATTGGCTTAAGCAAAGCTGTTCCTTTCCTGATCCAGGTTCTACAAGCTGTCAACAACGAGGGTAGTTCCTGCAA GTATCATTAA